In the Malus domestica chromosome 16, GDT2T_hap1 genome, one interval contains:
- the LOC114822163 gene encoding psbP domain-containing protein 3, chloroplastic isoform X2: MACVASWYSLPPVRPRTCHSNAFSNNRASLVSSGIAVRSRKSHALLQCCKNKQEKTDTKTETCFGIEFQATRRQVVLGTAFVAFSFPHLISNALAENDVPEGFRVYTDDVNKFKILIPQDWQVGAGEPTGFKSVTAFYPEQEGNSSISVVITGLGPDFTKMESFGKVEAFAETLVSGLDRSWQRPAGVAAKLIDCKASKGLYFIEYSLQKPGESCKHLFSALGMATNGWYNRLYTVTGQYVEEESDKYSANVKEAVKSFRFI; encoded by the exons ATGGCGTGCGTTGCGTCCTGGTATTCTCTGCCTCCGGTGCGACCTCGCACATGCCACTCCAACGCCTTCTCGAACAACAGAG CTtctcttgtttcttcaggcatcGCCGTACGCAGTAGAAAAAGTCATGCGCTCCTGCAATGTTgcaaaaacaaacaagaaaaaacgGACACCAAAACAGAAACATG TTTTGGCATTGAATTCCAAGCTACGAGGAGACAAGTTGTGCTTGGGACGGCGTTTGTTGCATTTTCTTTTCCCCATCTCATTTCAAATGCATTGGCAGAGAATG ATGTGCCGGAGGGTTTTCGAGTTTACACTGACGATGTCAATAAGTTCAAGATATTGATTCCCCAAG ACTGGCAAGTAGGCGCCGGAGAGCCAACTGGGTTTAAATCAGTCACTGCTTTCTACCCAGAACAAGAGGGTAATAGCTCAA TTAGCGTTGTGATCACGGGGCTTGGTCCGGATTTTACAAAGATGGAATCCTTTGGTAAAGTTGAAGCGTTTGCTGAGACTCTG GTTAGTGGATTGGATAGGAGCTGGCAAAGGCCAGCAGGAGTGGCAGCAAAACTTATAGATTGCAAAGCATCGAAAG GCCTTTACTTCATCGAGTATTCACTACAAAAACCCGGTGAAAGTTGCAAGCACCTGTTTTCAGCACTTGGAATGGCAACCAACGGTTGGTACAACAGACTGTATACAGTCACCGGACAG TATGTCGAGGAAGAATCAGATAAATACAGCGCCAATGTTAAGGAG GCTGTCAAATCCTTCAGGTTCATTTGA
- the LOC114822163 gene encoding psbP domain-containing protein 3, chloroplastic isoform X4 codes for MACVASWYSLPPVRPRTCHSNAFSNNRGIAVRSRKSHALLQCCKNKQEKTDTKTETCFGIEFQATRRQVVLGTAFVAFSFPHLISNALAENDVPEGFRVYTDDVNKFKILIPQDWQVGAGEPTGFKSVTAFYPEQEGNSSISVVITGLGPDFTKMESFGKVEAFAETLVSGLDRSWQRPAGVAAKLIDCKASKGLYFIEYSLQKPGESCKHLFSALGMATNGWYNRLYTVTGQYVEEESDKYSANVKEAVKSFRFI; via the exons ATGGCGTGCGTTGCGTCCTGGTATTCTCTGCCTCCGGTGCGACCTCGCACATGCCACTCCAACGCCTTCTCGAACAACAGAG gcatcGCCGTACGCAGTAGAAAAAGTCATGCGCTCCTGCAATGTTgcaaaaacaaacaagaaaaaacgGACACCAAAACAGAAACATG TTTTGGCATTGAATTCCAAGCTACGAGGAGACAAGTTGTGCTTGGGACGGCGTTTGTTGCATTTTCTTTTCCCCATCTCATTTCAAATGCATTGGCAGAGAATG ATGTGCCGGAGGGTTTTCGAGTTTACACTGACGATGTCAATAAGTTCAAGATATTGATTCCCCAAG ACTGGCAAGTAGGCGCCGGAGAGCCAACTGGGTTTAAATCAGTCACTGCTTTCTACCCAGAACAAGAGGGTAATAGCTCAA TTAGCGTTGTGATCACGGGGCTTGGTCCGGATTTTACAAAGATGGAATCCTTTGGTAAAGTTGAAGCGTTTGCTGAGACTCTG GTTAGTGGATTGGATAGGAGCTGGCAAAGGCCAGCAGGAGTGGCAGCAAAACTTATAGATTGCAAAGCATCGAAAG GCCTTTACTTCATCGAGTATTCACTACAAAAACCCGGTGAAAGTTGCAAGCACCTGTTTTCAGCACTTGGAATGGCAACCAACGGTTGGTACAACAGACTGTATACAGTCACCGGACAG TATGTCGAGGAAGAATCAGATAAATACAGCGCCAATGTTAAGGAG GCTGTCAAATCCTTCAGGTTCATTTGA
- the LOC114822163 gene encoding psbP domain-containing protein 3, chloroplastic isoform X3: MACVASWYSLPPVRPRTCHSNAFSNNRGIAVRSRKSHALLQCCKNKQEKTDTKTETCFGIEFQATRRQVVLGTAFVAFSFPHLISNALAENGNVPEGFRVYTDDVNKFKILIPQDWQVGAGEPTGFKSVTAFYPEQEGNSSISVVITGLGPDFTKMESFGKVEAFAETLVSGLDRSWQRPAGVAAKLIDCKASKGLYFIEYSLQKPGESCKHLFSALGMATNGWYNRLYTVTGQYVEEESDKYSANVKEAVKSFRFI, encoded by the exons ATGGCGTGCGTTGCGTCCTGGTATTCTCTGCCTCCGGTGCGACCTCGCACATGCCACTCCAACGCCTTCTCGAACAACAGAG gcatcGCCGTACGCAGTAGAAAAAGTCATGCGCTCCTGCAATGTTgcaaaaacaaacaagaaaaaacgGACACCAAAACAGAAACATG TTTTGGCATTGAATTCCAAGCTACGAGGAGACAAGTTGTGCTTGGGACGGCGTTTGTTGCATTTTCTTTTCCCCATCTCATTTCAAATGCATTGGCAGAGAATGGTA ATGTGCCGGAGGGTTTTCGAGTTTACACTGACGATGTCAATAAGTTCAAGATATTGATTCCCCAAG ACTGGCAAGTAGGCGCCGGAGAGCCAACTGGGTTTAAATCAGTCACTGCTTTCTACCCAGAACAAGAGGGTAATAGCTCAA TTAGCGTTGTGATCACGGGGCTTGGTCCGGATTTTACAAAGATGGAATCCTTTGGTAAAGTTGAAGCGTTTGCTGAGACTCTG GTTAGTGGATTGGATAGGAGCTGGCAAAGGCCAGCAGGAGTGGCAGCAAAACTTATAGATTGCAAAGCATCGAAAG GCCTTTACTTCATCGAGTATTCACTACAAAAACCCGGTGAAAGTTGCAAGCACCTGTTTTCAGCACTTGGAATGGCAACCAACGGTTGGTACAACAGACTGTATACAGTCACCGGACAG TATGTCGAGGAAGAATCAGATAAATACAGCGCCAATGTTAAGGAG GCTGTCAAATCCTTCAGGTTCATTTGA
- the LOC114822163 gene encoding psbP domain-containing protein 3, chloroplastic isoform X1, producing MACVASWYSLPPVRPRTCHSNAFSNNRASLVSSGIAVRSRKSHALLQCCKNKQEKTDTKTETCFGIEFQATRRQVVLGTAFVAFSFPHLISNALAENGNVPEGFRVYTDDVNKFKILIPQDWQVGAGEPTGFKSVTAFYPEQEGNSSISVVITGLGPDFTKMESFGKVEAFAETLVSGLDRSWQRPAGVAAKLIDCKASKGLYFIEYSLQKPGESCKHLFSALGMATNGWYNRLYTVTGQYVEEESDKYSANVKEAVKSFRFI from the exons ATGGCGTGCGTTGCGTCCTGGTATTCTCTGCCTCCGGTGCGACCTCGCACATGCCACTCCAACGCCTTCTCGAACAACAGAG CTtctcttgtttcttcaggcatcGCCGTACGCAGTAGAAAAAGTCATGCGCTCCTGCAATGTTgcaaaaacaaacaagaaaaaacgGACACCAAAACAGAAACATG TTTTGGCATTGAATTCCAAGCTACGAGGAGACAAGTTGTGCTTGGGACGGCGTTTGTTGCATTTTCTTTTCCCCATCTCATTTCAAATGCATTGGCAGAGAATGGTA ATGTGCCGGAGGGTTTTCGAGTTTACACTGACGATGTCAATAAGTTCAAGATATTGATTCCCCAAG ACTGGCAAGTAGGCGCCGGAGAGCCAACTGGGTTTAAATCAGTCACTGCTTTCTACCCAGAACAAGAGGGTAATAGCTCAA TTAGCGTTGTGATCACGGGGCTTGGTCCGGATTTTACAAAGATGGAATCCTTTGGTAAAGTTGAAGCGTTTGCTGAGACTCTG GTTAGTGGATTGGATAGGAGCTGGCAAAGGCCAGCAGGAGTGGCAGCAAAACTTATAGATTGCAAAGCATCGAAAG GCCTTTACTTCATCGAGTATTCACTACAAAAACCCGGTGAAAGTTGCAAGCACCTGTTTTCAGCACTTGGAATGGCAACCAACGGTTGGTACAACAGACTGTATACAGTCACCGGACAG TATGTCGAGGAAGAATCAGATAAATACAGCGCCAATGTTAAGGAG GCTGTCAAATCCTTCAGGTTCATTTGA
- the LOC139193158 gene encoding SWI/SNF complex subunit SWI3B-like, translating to MILCSSCYFRGNYQIGGTCSDFRMVKISEDTMHLLEALMHYGDDWRKVAQYVGKSEKECVTHFIKIPFGEEFVADLESNGAPSPSKRMCLTPLADAGNPIMAQLEKEGMDVERAISGITEIQEKIVRFEGLELQMEKEWQKLEQMKSMLFLDKLTLVIRKKLSKNWRGTEKNVICD from the exons ATGATTCTATGTTCAAGCTGCTATTTTCGTGGGAACTATCAGATTGGTGGCACTTGTTCAGATTTCAGGATGGTTAAGATCAGTGAAGATACTATGCATCTGCTAGAAGCCCTCATGCATTATGGCGACGATTGGAGGAAGGTTGCACAATATGTCGGTAAAAGTGAGAAGGAATGTGTCACtcatttcattaaaattccttttggtgaggaatttGTTGCTGATTTGGAGAGTAACGGTGCACCATCCCCCAGTAAAAGAATGTGTCTCACACCTCTTGCAGACGCGGGGAACCCAATTATGGCTCAG CTTGAGAAGGAAGGAATGGATGTCGAGAGAGCGATTTCTGGGATTACAGAGATTCAAGAGAAGATTGTTCGCTTTGAGGGGTTAGAATTGCAGATGGAGAAAGAATGGCAAAAACTCGAGCAAATGAAAAGCATGCTGTTTTTGGATAAGCTGACACTTGTTATTCGTAAAAAGTTGAGCAAAAACTGGAGAGGAACGGAAAAGAATGTAATATGTGATTGA